In the Ictalurus punctatus breed USDA103 chromosome 7, Coco_2.0, whole genome shotgun sequence genome, one interval contains:
- the LOC128632975 gene encoding transmembrane protein 272 produces MGVAEDLQHTLNLAQPRSILSLVLSKSLVVIFSIVQIKIGAQYLKECTVQNYIPVYVLVSGVFSLIMVLFAFLPFIQKDNSTLKTLSYICNSLVSSFTFCWFIAGSVWVYAIYPPNYNSTVVGEPYCNKTLYLFAFWTTTLVCILFAILIVGGCCCLVCMCVPKSEDQPEQVTPA; encoded by the exons ATGGGAGTAGCAGAAGATTTGCAGCATACCCTAAATCTGGCCCAACCAAGAAGCATTCTCTCTTTAG tGCTATCCAAATCACTGGTGGTGATTTTCTCCATTGTTCAGATCAAAATAG GTGCACAGTATCTAAAGGAGTGTACCGTGCAGAACTACATCCCTGTGTATGTGCTGGTGTCTGGAGTGTTTAGCTTGATCATGGTCCTGTTTGCCTTCCTTCCCTTTATTCAGAAAGATAATTCAACACTGAAGACACTCTCTTACATCTGTAACAGCCTGGTGTCTTCCTTCACATTCTGCTGGTTCATTGCTG GCAGTGTGTGGGTCTACGCTATCTACCCCCCCAACTACAACTCAACTGTGGTGGGTGAGCCCTACTGCAATAAGACCCTCTACCTGTTTGCCTTCTGGACCACTACGCTGgtgtgcattttatttgcaATCTTAATAGTGGGCGGTTGCTGTTGTctcgtatgtatgtgtgtacccAAGTCAGAAGACCAGCCTGAACAAGTTACCCCAGCCTGA